A single window of Solea solea chromosome 9, fSolSol10.1, whole genome shotgun sequence DNA harbors:
- the tnfaip8l1 gene encoding tumor necrosis factor alpha-induced protein 8-like protein 1 → MDSFSTKNLALQAQKKLMSKMATKSMANLFIDDTSSELLDELYRVTKEYTRNRKESQKIIKNLIKVVVKLGVLYRNNQFNSEELLLVENFRKKVHTLAMTAVSFHQIEFTFDRRVMSAILNECRELLHQAIRRHLTAKSHSRVNHVFNHFADCDFLAALYGPSEVYRAHLQRICNGVNKMLDDGNL, encoded by the exons ATGGACTCCTTCAGCACAAAGAACCTAGCCCTGCAGGCGCAGAAGAAGCTGATGAGCAAGATGGCCACCAAAAGCATGGCCAACCTCTTCATCGACGACACCAGCAGCGAACTACTGGACGAGCTGTACCGAGTCACCAAGGAATACACCCGCAACCGCAAAGAGTCGCAGAAGATCATCAAGAACTTGATCAAGGTTGTGGTGAAGCTGGGAGTGCTCTACAGAAACAACCAGTTCAACAGTGAGGAGCTGCTCCTGGTGGAGAACTTCAG GAAGAAAGTCCACACTTTAGCCATGACGGCGGTCAGTTTCCACCAGATCGAGTTCACCTTTGACCGCCGCGTCATGAGCGCCATTTTGAACGAGTGCCGCGAACTGCTGCACCAGGCCATCAGACGCCACCTGACGGCCAAGAGCCACTCGAGAGTCAACCATGTCTTCAATCATTTTGCCGACTGTGACTTCCTGGCCGCTCTCTACGGGCCGTCGGAGGTTTATCGCGCTCACCTGCAGAGAATCTGTAACGGGGTCAACAAGATGCTCGATGATGGGAACCTCTGA
- the LOC131465844 gene encoding serine/arginine repetitive matrix protein 1 — translation MEDRRGKVWDYASHATFHQRDLHSSSWVSPDTQGLIERQQGFSSSFSYITQQSRNSQSLTALREPPVEGFNGAVNGVIFPTEVPNKGCTATLRHPRKPRPSSEHIAVLGQNQTLIRRRPNSEGESQKKEAGCSRKAVQHQIKRVMDNLEQVLTALRDVHQEMKEVVQQIDYLTSSIVLNEEEQQQEIRGGDSARPPSDTSSSSGSSSSEVRLGSDHQRPSQSERQPGTTVSSGVLRRDQHSRSQSPPSVQLCPFSSERRRSLRFTCGVGCSPRKDGALPDNNNLPLSGPPQLQNFTTRDLTLPLQRSLPVRPPTPGLSPLTVNLHPPISPVSRPHSPGPSSSTRVSPISPPSTLSPKPHPPPVLSPSVIIETQVGSYQTSQSDHLCAGLLSTSSTQPPSASCPPTDSEMQTVSSADQERQASSAGVAHAASQVCIASAATAKAPAKGRRGRKPPPYPHHRLSEPTKKVKETRKTPPYPEKRRLLSTTV, via the exons ATGGAGGACAGGAGGGGGAAAGTATGGGACTATGCCAGCCATGCCACTTTCCACCAGAGAGACCTCCATTCATCCAGCTGGGTCAGCCCAGACACTCAGGGACTAATAGAGAGGCAGCAAGGGTTCAGCTCCAGCTTCAGCTACATCACACAACAGAGCAGGAACTCCCAGAGCCTGACGGCACTGAGGGAACCACCTGTAGAGGGTTTCAACGGGGCCGTCAATGGAGTCATCTTCCCCACTGAGGTTCCTAATAAAGGCTGCACCGCAACTCTACGACACCCCAGGAAACCAAGACCAAGCTCGGAGCATATTGCCGTCCTGGGCCAGAACCAGACATTGATTCGGCGCAGACCCAACAGTGAAGGAGAGTCCCAGAAGAAAGAGGCAGGCTGCAGCAGGAAGGCAGTGCAACATCAGATTAAACGGGTGATGGATAATCTAGAGCAGGTGCTCACCGCACTGAGAGATGTTCACCAGGAAATGAAAGAG gtGGTGCAGCAGATTGACTACTTAACGTCTTCCATTGTTCTGAatgaggaggagcagcaacAGGAGATTAGAGGAGGCGACAGTGCCAGGCCTCCGAGCGATACTAGCTCCAGTTCAGGTTCCAGTTCCAGTGAGGTGAGATTAGGCAGTGATCATCAGAGGCCCTCACAGTCCGAAAGACAGCCAGGAACCACAGTCTCATCTGGCGTCCTCAGGAGAGATCAGCATAGCAGGAGCCAGTCTCCTCCAAGTGTGCAGCTGTGCCCATTCTCATCAGAGAGGAGGCGATCTCTTCGGTTCACCTGTGGTGTTGGGTGTTCTCCCAGAAAAGATGGCGCGCTGCCGGACAACAATAATCTCCCTTTATCTGGTCCACCTCAGCTTCAAAACTTCACCACCCGTGACCTCACATTGCCACTCCAAAGAAGCCTCCCTGTTCGACCTCCCACTCCTGGTCTATCTCCTCTAACGGTAAACCTCCATCCCCCCATAAGCCCCGTCTCTCGGCCTCATTCCCCTGGTCCATCCTCCTCCACCAGAGTCAGCCCGatctcccctccctccactctATCTCCAAAGCCTCACCCACCCCCTGTCCTTAGCCCATCTGTCATCATAGAAACACAAGTAGGTTCTTATCAGACCTCACAAAGCGACCACCTATGTGCTGGCCTGCTCTCCACATCATCAACTCAGCCTCCATCTGCCAGCTGCCCACCCACCGACTCAGAAATGCAAACTGTATCCAGTGCTGATCAAGAGAGGCAAGCATCCTCAGCAGGAGTCGCTCATGCAGCTTCACAGGTGTGCATTGCCTCTGCAGCCACAGCTAAAGCGCCAGCAAAGGGCCGCAGAGGCCGCAAACCTCCACCATATCCGCATCACAGACTCTCTGAACCGACAAAGAAAGTGAAGGAGACGCGTAAAACACCTCCGTACCCAGAGAAAAGAAGGCTGCTCTCGACCACGGTGTGA